Proteins found in one Synechococcales cyanobacterium T60_A2020_003 genomic segment:
- a CDS encoding transposase → MKPQYRIRNWSEYNAGLKARGSLTFWIEESVLGQWVVEELSGKPGASVLYSDLAIQTMATVK, encoded by the coding sequence ATGAAACCTCAATACCGCATCCGCAACTGGTCAGAGTATAACGCTGGATTGAAGGCTAGGGGAAGCCTCACCTTCTGGATCGAAGAATCTGTGCTGGGGCAGTGGGTGGTCGAGGAGTTGAGCGGCAAACCAGGCGCGTCAGTTCTTTATAGTGACCTTGCGATTCAAACAATGGCGACCGTCAAAG